In Streptomyces durocortorensis, a genomic segment contains:
- a CDS encoding class I SAM-dependent methyltransferase yields the protein MTQQPDRELAEVQRRHWQQTYSAHPGMYGEGPSSPAVHAAAVFRASGAREVMELGAGHGRDALYFAREGFTVQATDFSATGLDQLRAAAGQQQVAERVTAAVHDVREPLPLPDASVDAVFAHMLLCMALSTAEIHAAVREIRRVLRLGGVLVYTVRHTGDAHYGTGIARGDDVFEHGGFAVHFFDRALVDALADGWILDEVHAFEEGELPRRLWRVTQSLPR from the coding sequence ATGACGCAGCAGCCGGACCGCGAGCTGGCGGAGGTGCAGCGCCGCCACTGGCAGCAGACCTATAGCGCCCACCCGGGGATGTACGGGGAGGGGCCGTCCTCACCGGCGGTCCACGCCGCCGCCGTCTTCCGTGCGTCCGGGGCCCGGGAGGTCATGGAGCTGGGCGCCGGCCACGGTCGCGACGCCCTGTACTTCGCCCGCGAGGGATTCACCGTCCAGGCCACCGACTTCTCCGCGACCGGCCTGGACCAGCTGCGCGCCGCAGCCGGGCAGCAGCAGGTGGCCGAGCGGGTGACGGCCGCTGTGCATGATGTGCGCGAGCCCCTGCCGCTGCCGGACGCGTCCGTCGACGCGGTCTTCGCGCACATGCTGCTGTGCATGGCCCTGTCGACAGCGGAGATCCACGCCGCAGTCCGTGAGATCCGCCGGGTTCTGCGGCTGGGAGGCGTCCTCGTCTACACCGTCCGGCACACCGGCGACGCCCACTACGGCACCGGCATCGCCCGCGGCGACGACGTCTTCGAACACGGTGGCTTCGCCGTGCACTTCTTCGACCGCGCGCTCGTCGACGCCCTGGCCGACGGCTGGATTCTGGACGAAGTCCACGCCTTCGAGGAGGGCGAGCTGCCCCGCCGCCTGTGGCGAGTCACTCAATCACTGCCACGCTGA
- a CDS encoding AfsR/SARP family transcriptional regulator — MRFTILGPVEAVAPGSDVPGLAPRHRAVLAYLLLHAGAVISTDRLIDAMWGPLPPDSARAQIQTTIAAIRRMLRAADADRMLATRPAGYVITPEPGQLDLDEFTSLTVGAPAVSDDPGAAVDRIRAALALWRGEPLAGLTAHYVESARARLNGQMLTAVERLADLELARGRHDDLIDELSVHAAANPLRERLRCQLMLALHRAGRQTDALHAARTFRETLADEQGLDPSHAFGKLEQDILRDAPDLRPPVTAPAKPQVTSFLPYDVPDFTGREDELDELIRLWSGNNTGVVTISAIDGMAGVGKTTLAVHLGHRLADRFPDGQLFVDLQAHTAGQPPLDAGAALEILLGQLGLPAQHIPASVADRAALWRSELSSRRVLAVLDNSLGVEQVRPLLPGTSSTLVLITSRRRLTDLDGAHALSLDVLPATDAVALFTAIVGERAAAEPLAVLDVLQLCGFLPLAVRIAAARLHHRPRWTVAHLADRLRDQRRRLAELATSERGVAAAFTLSYEHLTPDQQRMFRLLGLQPGRDITPEAAAALADLPLDDAETLLEDLLDAHVLTQHQLGRYTFHDLLREHALATAAAEEAPDARREALGRLFHHYLHTAATAVDHLYPEGKDRRPRVPAPDFPTSLPRDESEAISWLDSERANLMASGHYAAEHDWLSHTGRLAATLHRYLLGHAHQGDALALDDLALRAARRGGDTAAEARTLIDLGQVHFWWHGAYEKAAEHYRHALDLARGIGDRRAAADALQALGAVSTRRREYDRAREHGAQALALFRELGDRSGEARCLTYLGIVHERQGRYEDAHENHRQALQVHRATGSRIGETVVLNNIGLVHQRQGRYDEARHRHHEALELSRRFDFPGDEAESLNALAEAARSMGDLDRAATEHDSALTLARESRYRPEQARAHDGLARVHRDLGRFDLARDHARQALDLYTALAVPEADEIRTFLTGLPSAGNAPEPPETSAAGRPEESLPRPPSGWRARSDGWFGGCFFPPGVMCSVGSCELPGQTGTSQS, encoded by the coding sequence ATGCGGTTCACGATCCTCGGCCCGGTGGAGGCCGTGGCTCCCGGTTCCGACGTGCCCGGCCTGGCACCCCGGCACCGTGCCGTGCTGGCCTATCTGCTGCTGCACGCCGGGGCCGTGATCAGCACGGATCGCCTGATCGACGCCATGTGGGGGCCGCTGCCGCCCGATTCCGCCCGCGCGCAGATCCAGACCACGATCGCCGCGATCCGGCGGATGCTGCGCGCCGCGGACGCCGACCGGATGCTGGCCACGCGCCCGGCCGGGTACGTGATCACCCCGGAGCCGGGACAACTCGACCTGGACGAGTTCACCAGCCTGACCGTCGGAGCACCGGCCGTCTCCGACGACCCGGGTGCCGCCGTGGACCGGATACGTGCCGCGCTGGCGCTGTGGCGGGGAGAGCCGCTGGCCGGCCTCACCGCCCACTACGTCGAGAGCGCCCGAGCACGTCTGAACGGGCAGATGCTCACCGCAGTCGAACGCCTGGCCGATCTGGAACTGGCCCGGGGACGGCACGACGACCTCATCGACGAACTGTCCGTCCACGCGGCGGCCAACCCCCTGCGGGAGCGGCTCCGCTGCCAGCTGATGCTCGCCCTGCACCGCGCCGGACGCCAGACGGACGCGCTGCACGCGGCGAGGACCTTCCGGGAGACCCTGGCCGACGAGCAGGGGCTGGACCCGAGCCACGCGTTCGGGAAGCTTGAACAGGACATCCTGCGCGACGCCCCCGACCTGCGGCCGCCGGTCACCGCTCCGGCGAAGCCGCAGGTGACCAGCTTCCTGCCGTACGACGTCCCGGACTTCACCGGACGCGAGGACGAGCTCGACGAGCTGATCCGCCTGTGGTCCGGCAACAACACCGGTGTCGTGACGATCTCGGCGATCGACGGGATGGCCGGGGTCGGCAAGACGACGCTCGCCGTCCACCTGGGACACCGCCTCGCGGACCGGTTCCCGGACGGCCAGCTCTTCGTCGACCTGCAGGCGCACACCGCCGGTCAGCCGCCGCTCGACGCCGGTGCGGCGCTCGAAATCCTCCTCGGCCAACTCGGCCTGCCCGCCCAGCACATCCCCGCGTCGGTCGCCGACCGCGCCGCCCTGTGGCGGTCCGAGCTCTCCAGCCGCCGTGTGCTGGCCGTACTGGACAACTCCCTCGGCGTCGAACAGGTCCGCCCGTTGCTGCCCGGGACCTCCAGCACCCTCGTCCTGATCACCAGCCGCCGACGCCTGACCGACCTGGACGGCGCGCACGCGCTGTCCCTGGACGTGCTGCCCGCCACGGACGCCGTGGCGCTGTTCACCGCGATCGTCGGCGAGCGGGCGGCCGCCGAACCCCTCGCCGTCCTCGACGTCCTGCAACTGTGCGGATTCCTGCCGCTGGCCGTCCGCATCGCCGCCGCCCGTCTGCACCATCGCCCCCGCTGGACCGTCGCCCACCTGGCCGACCGGCTCCGCGACCAGCGCCGCAGACTCGCCGAGCTGGCCACGTCGGAGCGGGGGGTCGCGGCGGCGTTCACTCTGTCGTACGAGCACCTGACCCCGGACCAGCAGCGCATGTTCCGGCTCCTGGGGCTCCAGCCGGGCCGGGACATCACCCCCGAGGCGGCGGCCGCGCTGGCCGACCTCCCGCTCGACGACGCCGAGACGCTTCTGGAAGACCTCCTGGACGCCCACGTCCTGACCCAGCACCAGCTCGGCCGGTACACCTTCCACGACCTGTTGCGCGAACACGCCCTCGCCACCGCGGCCGCCGAGGAGGCCCCCGACGCCCGGCGCGAGGCCCTCGGCAGACTGTTCCACCACTATCTCCACACCGCCGCCACGGCCGTCGACCACCTCTACCCCGAGGGCAAGGACCGCAGGCCGCGCGTGCCCGCCCCGGACTTCCCCACCTCTCTCCCGCGCGACGAGTCCGAGGCGATCAGCTGGCTGGACAGCGAGCGCGCGAACCTCATGGCGTCCGGCCATTACGCGGCCGAGCACGACTGGCTGTCCCACACAGGCCGGCTGGCCGCCACCTTGCACCGCTACCTGCTCGGCCACGCCCATCAGGGCGACGCGCTGGCCCTCGACGACCTGGCACTGCGCGCCGCCCGCCGCGGCGGCGACACGGCCGCCGAAGCCCGCACGCTCATCGACCTCGGCCAGGTGCACTTCTGGTGGCACGGCGCCTACGAGAAAGCGGCCGAGCACTACCGGCACGCGCTGGACCTCGCACGCGGGATCGGCGACCGGAGGGCAGCGGCCGACGCGCTGCAGGCCCTCGGCGCCGTCTCCACGCGGCGACGGGAGTACGACCGGGCCCGGGAACACGGCGCGCAGGCCCTCGCGCTCTTCCGCGAGCTCGGGGACCGGAGCGGCGAGGCCAGATGCCTGACCTACCTCGGCATCGTGCACGAACGCCAGGGACGGTACGAGGACGCGCACGAGAACCACCGGCAGGCCCTGCAGGTCCACCGCGCGACGGGATCCCGCATCGGCGAGACCGTCGTGCTGAACAACATCGGGCTGGTCCACCAGCGGCAGGGCCGCTACGACGAGGCCCGGCACCGTCATCACGAGGCCCTGGAGCTGAGTCGCAGATTCGACTTCCCCGGCGACGAGGCAGAGTCGCTCAACGCCCTCGCCGAAGCCGCCCGGTCCATGGGCGACCTCGACCGGGCCGCGACCGAACACGACTCCGCACTGACCCTCGCCCGCGAGTCCCGCTACCGCCCCGAGCAGGCCCGCGCCCATGACGGCCTGGCGCGCGTCCACCGCGACCTCGGCCGCTTCGACCTCGCCCGCGACCACGCCCGCCAGGCGCTCGACCTCTACACCGCCCTCGCCGTGCCCGAGGCCGACGAGATACGGACCTTCCTCACGGGGCTGCCGTCGGCCGGGAACGCACCCGAACCGCCGGAGACATCCGCCGCAGGCCGGCCTGAAGAATCTCTCCCCCGGCCCCCGAGCGGGTGGCGCGCACGCTCGGACGGCTGGTTCGGCGGTTGCTTCTTCCCTCCAGGTGTCATGTGTTCTGTCGGGTCATGCGAGCTGCCTGGACAGACAGGGACTTCCCAATCGTGA
- a CDS encoding carboxymuconolactone decarboxylase family protein — protein sequence MKALHTVEPEAATGETAALFTATHRTLGLVPNLARVMANSPAVLKGYLGAVTALSTRGTLPAEVRESIALLVAQENGSDYCLSVHAFFATRLAGLSPAEAARARRGAAGDRRIAAVLELAAVVLRDRGSVTDEQLAAARRAGLSDGQVVEVVAHVALNVFTNYLATAARVDIDWPLVRHTD from the coding sequence ATGAAAGCACTCCACACCGTCGAACCGGAGGCCGCGACCGGTGAGACCGCAGCCCTGTTCACCGCCACGCACCGGACCCTCGGGCTGGTCCCCAACCTGGCGAGGGTGATGGCCAACAGCCCGGCCGTGCTGAAGGGGTACCTGGGCGCGGTGACCGCCCTGAGTACGCGGGGAACCCTGCCGGCGGAGGTGCGCGAGAGCATCGCGCTGCTGGTGGCGCAGGAGAACGGGTCCGACTACTGCCTGTCGGTGCACGCCTTCTTCGCAACCAGGCTGGCCGGGCTGAGCCCGGCCGAGGCCGCCCGAGCACGCCGGGGCGCGGCCGGCGACCGCCGAATCGCCGCCGTCCTGGAGCTGGCCGCCGTGGTGCTCCGTGACCGCGGGAGCGTCACCGACGAGCAACTGGCCGCGGCCCGGCGGGCCGGCCTGTCCGACGGGCAGGTCGTCGAGGTCGTCGCCCATGTCGCTCTCAACGTGTTCACCAACTACCTCGCCACGGCCGCCCGGGTCGACATCGACTGGCCGCTGGTGCGCCACACCGACTGA
- a CDS encoding GNAT family N-acetyltransferase yields the protein MTTSVHIRSLQRVSPAESTAWHRVVAASTAHDPPGAPVPDLRQIQAQLTGPALRSRLLTWLATGADGTPVGVAGLRLFTSPGQEHLAELELHVAPAHRRLGVGSLLLSAAVAACRTEDRRSLITAVPADGPGEAFSERHGFGRALTLDHLVLRLDEPAGTGLPRIAGAEHPGYRLNGWTGTVPDDLAEAFADAKNAMNDMPVGDLDYGRVEWDADRVRAMAEVVAGRGDTLLTIAAVYGDGTMAGYTEIVLPGGSGPRAQQYDTAVVPAHRGHGLGLWVKAAMVCRLRAEHPDVVEIETDNAEDNVHMLAVNRELGFRSYRRTRELQLDVQAA from the coding sequence TTGACCACTTCCGTACACATCCGTTCGCTCCAGCGCGTCTCGCCTGCCGAGTCCACCGCATGGCACCGGGTCGTCGCCGCGTCGACGGCCCACGATCCGCCCGGAGCGCCGGTCCCCGACCTCCGACAGATCCAGGCCCAGCTCACGGGGCCCGCTCTTCGCAGCCGCCTGCTGACCTGGCTGGCCACCGGTGCGGACGGCACCCCGGTCGGAGTCGCCGGCCTGCGGCTGTTCACCTCCCCCGGCCAGGAGCACCTGGCCGAGCTGGAACTCCACGTCGCCCCCGCCCACCGCCGCCTGGGCGTCGGCTCGCTCCTGCTGTCGGCGGCCGTGGCGGCCTGCCGCACCGAGGACCGGCGCAGCCTGATCACCGCGGTCCCGGCCGACGGTCCGGGCGAGGCCTTCAGCGAGCGCCACGGCTTTGGCCGGGCCCTCACCCTGGATCACCTCGTCCTGCGCCTCGACGAGCCGGCCGGGACCGGCCTGCCGCGGATCGCCGGGGCCGAGCACCCGGGCTACCGTCTGAACGGCTGGACCGGAACGGTTCCCGACGACCTGGCCGAGGCTTTCGCCGACGCCAAGAACGCGATGAACGACATGCCCGTCGGCGATCTCGACTACGGCCGTGTGGAGTGGGACGCCGACCGGGTGCGCGCCATGGCCGAGGTGGTCGCCGGCCGCGGTGACACCCTGCTGACCATCGCCGCCGTGTACGGCGACGGCACCATGGCCGGCTACACCGAGATCGTGCTTCCCGGGGGGTCCGGGCCGCGTGCCCAGCAGTACGACACCGCGGTCGTGCCCGCACACCGCGGCCACGGGCTGGGCCTGTGGGTCAAGGCCGCCATGGTGTGCCGGCTGCGCGCCGAGCATCCCGACGTCGTCGAGATCGAGACGGACAACGCCGAGGACAACGTCCACATGCTCGCGGTCAACCGCGAGCTGGGCTTCCGTTCCTACCGGCGCACCCGCGAGCTCCAGCTCGACGTGCAGGCCGCCTGA
- a CDS encoding dihydrofolate reductase family protein, whose translation MRKLTYYIAATLDGYIAGPDDQYDFFPFEGEEAAAILADFPETMPAPAREALGIADRSAERFDTVVMGRATYAPGLKAGWTSPYAHLKQYVVSRTLTSPDPAVTVVDDPVALVRELKQQDGMDIWLCGGGKLAAVLRDEIDELIIKRHPIVLGSGIPLFDGPFAPARFVPTSTRAFDSGLTITHFTKDPS comes from the coding sequence ATGCGCAAGCTCACCTACTACATCGCCGCCACCCTCGACGGCTACATCGCCGGTCCCGACGACCAGTACGACTTCTTCCCCTTCGAAGGCGAGGAAGCCGCCGCGATCCTGGCCGACTTCCCCGAGACGATGCCCGCACCCGCACGCGAGGCGCTGGGCATCGCCGACCGCTCCGCCGAGCGCTTCGACACCGTCGTCATGGGCCGCGCTACCTACGCCCCCGGCCTGAAGGCGGGGTGGACCAGCCCGTACGCCCACCTGAAGCAGTACGTCGTCTCCCGCACGCTCACCAGTCCCGATCCGGCGGTGACCGTCGTCGACGACCCGGTCGCGCTCGTCCGTGAGCTCAAGCAGCAGGACGGCATGGACATCTGGCTGTGCGGCGGCGGCAAGCTGGCGGCGGTCCTGCGCGACGAGATCGACGAGCTGATCATCAAGCGCCACCCCATCGTCCTCGGCTCCGGCATCCCCCTGTTCGACGGCCCCTTCGCCCCGGCGCGCTTCGTCCCCACCAGCACGCGCGCCTTCGACTCCGGCCTGACCATCACCCACTTCACGAAGGACCCCTCATGA
- a CDS encoding VOC family protein, which translates to MNVSSSTLSLTVADVDASRAFLCTHLGYEVATADDGFVSLTRGDAAVDVVLLRRGTDVLPAEQRDQRAAGLILALTVTVTDIAAEEARLRAAGAPITMPLREEPWGERLFQMTDPNGVVVQLVSWPDATGAPRAAGPGVDQGAAAIVITPAPDHVTVSPNATTAGLAAPSRGSTELSTWTVMMDAGATGPEHFISREQVWTVTTGALEVTCGGRTEKVTAGQTLILPAGLLRRIHAPERAEAHVSMRSDGVSSVPGTEGTRELPWAR; encoded by the coding sequence ATGAACGTCTCCTCCTCCACCCTCTCCCTCACCGTCGCCGATGTGGACGCCTCCCGCGCGTTCCTGTGCACCCATCTCGGCTACGAGGTGGCCACGGCCGACGACGGCTTCGTGTCCCTCACCCGCGGTGACGCCGCCGTCGACGTCGTCCTCCTCCGCCGAGGTACGGACGTCCTGCCGGCCGAGCAGCGCGACCAGCGGGCGGCCGGTCTGATCCTGGCCCTCACGGTCACGGTCACGGACATCGCGGCGGAGGAAGCCCGGCTGCGCGCGGCGGGCGCTCCGATCACCATGCCGCTGCGCGAAGAGCCGTGGGGGGAGCGGCTGTTCCAGATGACCGACCCGAACGGTGTCGTCGTCCAGCTCGTCTCATGGCCGGACGCCACCGGCGCACCCCGTGCCGCCGGCCCGGGCGTCGACCAGGGCGCCGCCGCGATCGTGATCACGCCCGCCCCCGACCACGTCACCGTCTCCCCCAACGCGACCACGGCCGGTCTGGCGGCCCCCAGCCGAGGCAGCACCGAACTCAGCACCTGGACGGTCATGATGGACGCCGGCGCCACCGGCCCCGAGCACTTCATCAGCCGTGAGCAGGTCTGGACGGTCACCACGGGCGCGCTGGAGGTGACCTGCGGCGGCCGTACGGAGAAGGTCACGGCAGGCCAGACCCTGATCCTGCCGGCCGGCCTCCTCCGTCGGATCCACGCCCCGGAACGGGCCGAGGCCCATGTCTCGATGCGTTCCGACGGGGTGTCCTCCGTCCCCGGCACGGAGGGCACCCGTGAACTGCCATGGGCCCGGTGA
- a CDS encoding glycosyltransferase, with protein MLLSTYGSRGDVEPLVGLAVRLRELGAEVRVCAPPDEVFAERLAGVGVSVVGVGQSARALMTGAPPPSKGNLPRRAAELIASQWQVMPAAAEGCDVLLATGAMPAIAGARSVAEKLGIGCVTVIFQQLTLPSTHRPPLAYPGRPFPPDVTDHRALWELDAQSIDALFGEAVNTSRAAAGLLPVDNVRDYGFGDRPWLATDPVLDPWLETPGLDVVQTGAWVLPDERPLPADLEAFLDAGPPPVYVGFGSMAVSAGDDAARVAVEAVRAQGRRVLVGRGWAELGLVDDRDDCCAVGEANHQALFRRVAAVVHHGGAGTTTTAVRAGAPQVVVPQLADQPYWAARVADLGIGVAHDGPAPTVASLSAALGTALSSETAARAKAVAGIVRTDGATVAARLLLDAAVR; from the coding sequence GTGCTGTTGTCTACGTATGGGTCGCGAGGCGACGTCGAACCCCTGGTGGGACTCGCGGTGCGGTTGCGGGAACTCGGCGCGGAGGTACGGGTGTGCGCGCCGCCGGACGAGGTCTTCGCGGAGCGCCTGGCCGGCGTCGGCGTGTCGGTGGTGGGTGTCGGGCAGTCGGCCCGCGCGCTGATGACCGGGGCTCCGCCGCCGTCGAAGGGCAATCTGCCCCGGCGCGCCGCGGAACTGATCGCCAGTCAGTGGCAGGTGATGCCCGCGGCGGCAGAGGGATGTGACGTGCTGCTGGCGACGGGCGCGATGCCGGCGATCGCCGGTGCGCGGTCGGTGGCCGAGAAGCTGGGCATCGGCTGCGTGACCGTGATCTTCCAGCAGCTGACCCTGCCCTCGACGCACCGCCCGCCGCTGGCCTATCCCGGGCGGCCCTTCCCGCCGGACGTGACCGACCACCGGGCCCTGTGGGAGCTGGACGCGCAGAGCATCGACGCGCTGTTCGGCGAGGCGGTGAACACCAGCCGGGCGGCGGCCGGCCTGCTCCCGGTGGACAACGTCCGCGACTACGGCTTCGGCGACCGTCCGTGGCTGGCGACGGATCCGGTGCTGGACCCGTGGCTGGAGACGCCCGGCCTCGACGTCGTACAGACCGGAGCCTGGGTGCTCCCCGACGAACGGCCCCTGCCCGCCGACCTGGAGGCGTTCCTGGACGCCGGCCCGCCGCCCGTGTACGTGGGGTTCGGCAGCATGGCCGTGAGCGCGGGCGACGACGCGGCCCGGGTGGCCGTCGAGGCCGTCCGCGCACAGGGCCGCCGGGTCCTCGTGGGGCGGGGCTGGGCGGAACTGGGCCTCGTCGACGACCGGGACGACTGCTGCGCCGTGGGCGAGGCCAACCACCAGGCGCTCTTCCGCCGGGTCGCGGCCGTCGTCCACCACGGCGGCGCGGGCACCACGACCACCGCCGTCCGGGCGGGCGCCCCGCAGGTGGTGGTGCCTCAGCTGGCGGACCAGCCGTACTGGGCCGCCCGCGTGGCCGACCTGGGCATCGGCGTGGCCCACGACGGCCCGGCCCCGACCGTCGCGTCCCTGTCCGCGGCGCTCGGCACGGCCCTGTCCTCCGAGACGGCGGCACGGGCGAAGGCCGTCGCCGGCATCGTCCGCACCGACGGCGCGACGGTGGCGGCGAGACTGCTCCTCGACGCCGCCGTCCGCTGA
- a CDS encoding alpha/beta fold hydrolase, which yields MSEIAVVRDGSGPEILLVHGGASPRATWGPVAPLADRWTLAYVHRRGYPPSPPPRKRQDFAVDALDLAPLLVRRPHVVAHSYGALGALAAAAAAPGSVRSLTLIEPPLNYLVPDDPEVARLERLGDTVLARGMDTAPTQLREFLQLTGAPVVDGPLPEDVVAGVRRAHGGRPPSEARPQLDVIRDAGVPVLVTSGDHAAALERICDALADALGGERSVHPGAGHFVAAAPGFAERLETFLCENVT from the coding sequence ATGAGCGAGATCGCGGTGGTGCGGGATGGCTCCGGGCCGGAGATCCTGCTGGTGCATGGCGGTGCGAGCCCTCGGGCGACGTGGGGCCCTGTCGCTCCACTGGCCGACCGGTGGACACTGGCGTACGTTCATCGCCGGGGATATCCGCCGAGCCCACCACCGCGGAAACGTCAGGACTTCGCGGTGGACGCCCTGGACCTGGCCCCGCTGCTCGTCCGTCGGCCCCACGTCGTGGCCCACTCCTACGGCGCCCTCGGTGCGTTGGCCGCAGCCGCTGCCGCCCCGGGCAGCGTGCGCTCGCTCACCCTGATCGAGCCACCGCTCAACTACCTTGTCCCTGATGACCCCGAGGTGGCACGGCTCGAACGCCTCGGCGACACGGTCCTCGCCCGCGGTATGGATACGGCCCCGACCCAGCTGCGGGAGTTCCTCCAGCTCACGGGTGCGCCCGTGGTCGATGGCCCGCTCCCCGAAGACGTGGTCGCCGGTGTTCGACGGGCGCATGGTGGCCGACCGCCCAGCGAGGCGCGCCCGCAGCTCGACGTGATCCGGGACGCCGGCGTCCCGGTACTCGTCACGTCCGGAGACCACGCGGCCGCGCTTGAGCGGATCTGCGACGCCCTCGCGGATGCGCTCGGCGGGGAGCGCAGCGTGCATCCGGGCGCCGGTCACTTCGTCGCCGCAGCACCGGGCTTCGCCGAGCGGCTTGAGACCTTCCTGTGCGAGAACGTCACGTGA
- a CDS encoding type II toxin-antitoxin system VapC family toxin, producing the protein MGTKGRAVVALVQTASEEGVRVATSAMTILEADYERIHPARVKWVLSRVDVHDVTKEIADRAAVLLRTHHLHGHEYAIDAALAAITRNAPRPVTVLTSDPEDLALLCGPSVEVVKV; encoded by the coding sequence ATTGGCACCAAGGGTCGCGCCGTCGTCGCTCTGGTCCAGACGGCGTCGGAGGAGGGCGTGCGCGTTGCCACCAGCGCCATGACCATCCTTGAGGCCGACTACGAGCGCATCCACCCGGCCCGCGTCAAGTGGGTCCTCTCCCGCGTCGACGTTCACGACGTCACCAAGGAGATCGCCGACCGGGCCGCCGTCCTCCTTCGCACCCATCACCTTCACGGCCACGAGTACGCCATCGATGCCGCTCTCGCCGCCATCACCCGCAACGCGCCCCGGCCTGTCACTGTCCTCACCTCCGACCCCGAGGACCTGGCGCTCCTGTGCGGCCCTTCCGTGGAGGTCGTCAAGGTCTGA